The following proteins are encoded in a genomic region of Pelagicoccus enzymogenes:
- a CDS encoding DUF58 domain-containing protein — protein MAAPVAEERFDWKGPAVANRRGSLLRKLIEQVVPPKGHKVIPTGSGMLLIFIGLTIGLAAYNTVNNILFAALALLIAALIMSGVVCWGNLLCARWRLETSSTFRVGEEGQAKVVLENARQRFPLFCVSFGLTTEATDEKRRLYMKQRLDPGEETTLVWRFKPVRRMKTKIVIENAVSSFPFGFLSKFLPGECESEIRVWPRRISYTRYRNPEVSGLLQGKSSKKQGISGELIGLRHYEKGDAQRSIHWKVSAKQGRLIVKQNATETQSLLDIVVDPASFLWKDEESFEKMCSFASSLAEDLFLEGKLDSCLIVGGPSLRIQRVADLEGFFDALSELQPGELEHGYKESGGINRICFQPIKGGSVGAYVNEIQIGQA, from the coding sequence ATGGCAGCTCCGGTAGCAGAAGAGCGATTTGACTGGAAGGGCCCAGCGGTGGCGAACCGTCGGGGATCCCTGCTGCGAAAGTTGATCGAGCAAGTGGTCCCGCCCAAAGGGCACAAGGTGATTCCGACAGGTTCGGGCATGCTGCTCATCTTCATCGGCCTGACGATCGGCTTGGCGGCCTACAACACGGTTAACAACATCTTGTTTGCTGCCTTGGCCTTGTTGATCGCTGCCCTTATCATGAGCGGGGTGGTGTGCTGGGGAAATTTGCTTTGCGCGCGCTGGAGGCTGGAGACGAGTTCCACCTTTCGCGTTGGAGAAGAAGGGCAGGCCAAAGTCGTTTTAGAGAATGCGCGGCAGCGATTCCCCTTGTTTTGCGTTTCCTTCGGGCTGACCACGGAAGCGACCGACGAGAAGCGTCGCCTGTACATGAAGCAACGCTTGGATCCCGGAGAGGAGACGACGCTGGTCTGGCGTTTCAAGCCCGTTCGCCGCATGAAAACCAAGATCGTGATTGAGAACGCGGTTTCCAGTTTTCCCTTTGGCTTTCTCTCCAAGTTCCTTCCCGGTGAGTGCGAATCAGAAATCAGGGTATGGCCCAGGCGCATCTCTTACACGCGCTATCGAAACCCGGAGGTTTCGGGATTGCTGCAAGGAAAAAGCAGCAAGAAACAGGGCATTTCAGGAGAGTTGATTGGTTTGCGGCACTATGAAAAGGGCGATGCCCAGCGTTCCATCCATTGGAAGGTATCCGCGAAACAAGGACGGTTGATCGTGAAGCAGAACGCGACCGAAACGCAGTCGCTTCTGGATATTGTGGTGGATCCTGCTTCCTTTCTGTGGAAGGACGAGGAGTCCTTCGAAAAGATGTGTTCCTTTGCCTCGAGTTTAGCGGAAGACCTGTTCCTTGAGGGAAAGCTGGACTCATGCCTCATCGTAGGGGGACCCAGCCTTCGGATTCAACGAGTTGCGGACCTGGAAGGTTTTTTCGACGCCTTGTCGGAGCTGCAGCCAGGAGAGTTAGAGCATGGATACAAGGAGAGCGGAGGAATCAACCGAATCTGCTTCCAGCCAATAAAAGGCGGAAGCGTTGGTGCGTACGTGAATGAAATCCAAATCGGACAGGCATAG